A DNA window from Drosophila sechellia strain sech25 chromosome X, ASM438219v1, whole genome shotgun sequence contains the following coding sequences:
- the LOC6614846 gene encoding uncharacterized protein LOC6614846, whose product MRFGWQCAATTAKHSTTAAGNGNGNTSGSGSGNGFRRERESGYHAAMARPLLLVLPALLVLLLAAQLPHMAEGRSTTSSGGLTVIDSERLRIRTTSSTASAQHPNQGTIPASAASPRKRHRKRNSNWIDYRNFDENTTALEWANPCGGNYHPSAGDRFNRQRPRQSFNQLKRHAFREFRSLNSSQDSAIDIRNMTMWSLHTHNYKFLPKLKPNSTIALKRWYRNMQTYVASFAYLRRQQIRWDQRSITRESSTARELRELLLSSRRILCELETAVNQTQSPRQKQRRSGAAVTAVGGTTMLGQQLPQISRLEMNKRLKLRSKTSAPGMGGAPSSASMAAGEADSIDMRFVKHHYYDFLRTMYQLLRRDGKRVRSRPRKHHKKQQRSQKKLLQQQQQLADQLEQRWRSSTMNGKEFNEVSKPVAGAAAGVASVSTGGGSNQFSRGRRGKRQSKRVQRT is encoded by the exons ATGCGGT TTGGTTGGCAGTGCGCTGCGACCACAGCTAAACACAGCACCACGGCAGCCGgcaacggaaacggaaacaccAGCGGAAGCGGTAGCGGTAACGGATTCCGGCGCGAAAGAGAAAGTGGCTACCATGCGGCGATGGCTCGTCCGCTGCTCCTGGTCCTGCCCGCCCTACTTGTCCTGCTCCTCGCCGCCCAGCTGCCCCACATGGCCGAGGGgcgcagcaccaccagcagcggcgGTCTGACGGTTATCGATAGCGAGCGCCTGCGCATTCGCACCACCTCCAGTACGGCTTCAGCCCAGCATCCCAATCAGGGCACAATCCCTGCCAGCGCCGCCAGTCCGCGCAAGCGCCATCGAAAACGGAACAGCAACTGGATCGACTATCGCAACTTTGACGAGAACACCACCGCCCTGGAGTGGGCCAATCCCTGCGGGGGCAACTATCATCCTTCGGCGGGGGATCGCTTCAATCGCCAGCGGCCCAGGCAG AGCTTCAATCAGCTGAAGCGCCACGCCTTTAGGGAGTTCCGCAGTCTAAACAGCAGCCAGGACTCGGCCATCGATATCCGCAACATGACCATGTGGTCGCTCCACACGCACAACTACAAGTTCCTGCCCAAGCTCAAGCCCAATTCCACG ATTGCCCTAAAGCGCTGGTACCGCAACATGCAAACGTACGTGGCCAGCTTCGCGTATCTGAGGCGCCAGCAGATCCGCTGGGACCAGCGGTCCATCACCCGCGAGTCCAGCACCGCCCGCGAGCTGCGCGAGCTGCTCCTGAGCTCGCGGCGCATCCTCTGCGAACTGGAGACAGCCGTAAACCAGACGCAGAGTCCGCGCCAGAAGCAGCGGCGCAGTGGTGCGGCGGTCACAGCAGTTGGCGGCACCACCATGCTGGGCCAGCAGCTGCCGCAGATCTCGCGTCTCGAGATGAACAAGCGTTTGAAGTTGCGCTCCAAGACGAGTGCGCCCGGCATGGGTGGTGCTCCTTCCAGTGCATCCATGGCGGCGGGCGAGGCGGACTCGATCGATATGCGCTTCGTGAAGCACCACTACTACGACTTTTTGCGCACCATGTACCAGCTTCTGCGTCGGGATGGCAAGCGGGTGAGGAGTCGGCCACGGAAGCACCACAAGAAGCAGCAGAGGAGCCAGAAGAAGCtgctacagcagcagcagcagctggcggATCAACTGGAGCAGCGTTGGCGCAGCTCCACCATGAATGGCAAGGAGTTCAACGAGGTATCCAAGCCAGTGGccggtgctgctgctggagttgCAAGTGTTTCCACCGGTGGTGGAAGCAATCAATTTTCACGTGGCAGACGAGGAAAGCGCCAGTCGAAGCGCGTGCAGCGCACGTGA
- the LOC6614848 gene encoding uncharacterized protein LOC6614848 yields the protein MTANSSASESFEIRSCERLQQQQEQKAPAATETSCQQQSNIIGRISTSKCWLLGILLLLTVATSWPTGITAAPRRARGLSLILPHRNHPRPHHHHQHTRSIKTKIVPLFTNQTEGREQCTDLKMTPNIEHLQVAHEVAKNTREAVVCLTKEWLRNQSHSLSQDVHAYSLHSLALKHPLQSEVEEVKFQNELGDFVYSGKVTTLEEEMPAIIESLLVLEHLYETIEFDHKSWNCFFNNFLHFFHHNMHEALKVAGLNDACNPRNTEYNADHIWPTLGAAVETIKVLTIIEHKYEQLIKLYQ from the exons atgACCGCCAACAGCAGTGCCAGTGAATCCTTTGAGATCCGATCCTGTGAGCGactacagcagcagcaggagcagaaggCTCCGGCGGCGACAGAAACGTCCTGCCAGCAGCAATCCAACATCATCGGTCGCATTT CTACCTCCAAGTGCTGGCTCCTGGGCATCCTGCTGCTTCTCACAGTCGCCACCAGTTGGCCAACGGGGATAACCGCCGCACCGCGTCGCGCTCGAGGATTGAGCCTGATACTGCCGCACCGCAATCACCCACGaccacaccaccaccaccagcacacCAGGTCAATAAAAACGAAGATTGTGCCCCTGTTCACCAATCAGACTGAAGGCAGGGAGCAGTGCACGGACCTGAAAATGACTCCCAACATCGAACACCTGCAAGTGGCGCACGAGGTGGCCAAGAATACGCGGGAGGCGGTCGTCTGTCTGACCAAAGAATGG CTGAGGAATCAGAGCCACAGCCTGTCCCAAGACGTTCACGCCTACTCGCTGCATTCCCTGGCACTGAAGCATCCGCTCCAGTCGGAGGTCGAGGAAGTCAAGTTCCAGAACGAGCTGGGTGACTTCGTGTACAGTGGCAAGGTGACGACGCTGGAGGAGGAGATGCCGGCCATTATCGAGTCACTACTGGTCCTGGAGCATCTGTACGAGACCATAGAGTTCGACCACAAGTCCTGGAACTGCTTCTTCAACAACTTCCTGCACTTCTTCCATCACAACATGCACGAGGCTCTCAAGGTCGCCGGCCTCAACGATGCCTGCAATCCGAGGAACACCGAGTACAATGCCGATCACATATGGCCGACGCTCGGCGCCGCCGTGGAGACCATCAAGGTACTGACCATCATCGAGCACAAGTACGAGCAGCTGATCAAGCTCTACCAGTAA